In the Diachasmimorpha longicaudata isolate KC_UGA_2023 chromosome 1, iyDiaLong2, whole genome shotgun sequence genome, one interval contains:
- the LOC135172585 gene encoding myophilin produces MAPRNKEQEAEVLTWIEAVLGEKLPKGEYEDLLRDGIVLCNVINKIAPGSVKKIQTKGTNFQLMENVQRFQAAIKAYGVPQEEIFQTADLFERRNIPQVTLCLYALARITQKHPEYAGPRLGPKMADKNERTFTEEQLRAHEGELNLQMGYNKGASQSGHGGFGNTRHM; encoded by the exons cCACGTAATAAGGAACAAGAAGCTGAAGTCCTGACCTGGATCGAGGCAGTTTTGGGGGAGAAATTACCCAAGGGTGAATATGAAGACCTCCTGAGGGACGGAATTGTCCTGTGTAATGTCATCAATAAAATCGCCCCTGGATCAGTGAAGAAAATCCAGACGAAGGGAACCAATTTCCAACTCATGGAAAACGTCCAGAG GTTCCAAGCAGCAATCAAGGCCTACGGAGTCCCGCAAGaggaaattttccaaactgCTGACCTCTTTGAGAGACGCAACATCCCTCAAGTGACTTTGTGCCTCTACGCTCTTGCCAGAATC ACGCAGAAACATCCTGAATACGCAGGACCTCGTCTGGGCCCCAAGATGGCGGACAAGAACGAGAGGACCTTCACTGAGGAGCAGTTGCGTGCTCATGAAGGAGAACTCAACCTCCAGATGGGTTACAACAAGGGTGCCAGCCAGTCTGGCCACGGTGGCTTCGGCAACACAAGACACATGTGA